The DNA window TCAAGAACAGTGCGCGCATTGTCGACGACGACCATTCCTTCTCGATCGTGAATCGCAGAAAGAATATCGAGACGATCACATTCGCCGCATACCTCGCACGAGGCAACCCGCGATGCGATCGTGACGACGTTGGGAGCCACGAGGACTCGCCGATTCTTGAACTCCATTTCAATGAACTTGGCGTGCGGCCCGGCCCATTTCCGAATCTGCCGGGCGATCAACGCGCCAAACATCTGCCCATCCGCTATCGGTCCGCCAAATCCCCGCTCTCTGGCCAGGTCGCTGTCATAGTGCAGGCGATGCCAGTCCCAGGTGGCCGCCCCATAAGCCATGAGCCTGGGTCGATCGAGTTCAACGACGAGATTTGGAATCGGCGGTCTCATCGGATCTCCGATAGATGATCGTTTCGAAATTCTCAGCCAGCTTCTCTTGCTTCTGATTGAAGTATGCAGCGACTTGAATGACGACGACGATCGGCTTCCCGCCCGAGTCTTGCGTCTCGCGAACTGACTGGACAGTCCACTCGACCCGTAGCACGTCGCTTGGAAATACAGGTTGGTAGAAACGGTAACGATTGCCGCCCCGAACGCGCCACCAGCCTTCTATGGGAATATCCC is part of the Pirellulales bacterium genome and encodes:
- a CDS encoding MaoC family dehydratase N-terminal domain-containing protein, translating into MSVFETLLSLTATYRAKTPLGEASIHYFARAIGDDAEIYTDKAAAAAAGYEDIIAPPTFICETLQYSDRNPDENGYIGHSWDIPIEGWWRVRGGNRYRFYQPVFPSDVLRVEWTVQSVRETQDSGGKPIVVVIQVAAYFNQKQEKLAENFETIIYRRSDETADSKSRR